A window from Citrus sinensis cultivar Valencia sweet orange chromosome 3, DVS_A1.0, whole genome shotgun sequence encodes these proteins:
- the LOC127900805 gene encoding uncharacterized protein LOC127900805 translates to MYEFIVKDGDLNDHVNILDKTCSCREFQLDQLPCEHALAVCRYQETLSVYDMCSRYYSSEAWVAAYAETIYPVGTEEEWEVSEEVQSNEVLPPVEKRKKGRPQQIRIPSQGEEKLRRKCGRCGSQGHNRLTCSVPIPLSSNEPVVRPNET, encoded by the coding sequence atgtatgaatttattgttaaagATGGTGACCTTAATGATCACGTCAACATTCTTGACAAGACATGCAGTTGTCGGGAATTTCAACTCGATCAATTACCTTGTGAACATGCATTAGCTGTTTGTAGGTATCAAGAAACATTGTCTGTATATGACATGTGTTCTCGTTACTATTCCAGTGAAGCATGGGTTGCAGCATACGCAGAAACAATATATCCTGTTGGCACAGAAGAAGAATGGGAGGTTTCAGAAGAAGTGCAAAGTAATGAGGTTTTGCCCCCTGTGGAAAAGCGGAAAAAGGGTCGGCCACAACAAATTAGGATACCATCACAAGGCGAAGAGAAGTTGCGCCGTAAGTGTGGTAGGTGTGGTTCTCAAGGACATAATCGACTAACTTGCAGTGTACCAATCCCACTGTCTAGCAATGAGCCCGTAGTTAGACCGAATGAAACATAA
- the LOC127900804 gene encoding uncharacterized protein LOC127900804: MGKKLFSSKEELQQVLFMEALRKNFEFKTFKSGKNILVVKCVDDTCKWRLRAMKFGSLNMFKITKYYSIHSCALDVRKRDHRHASFKLIGHKICHKFDGASSSYRPGDIREDFQKQFGYEISYHKAWKAREYAMEKVRGTPEDSFKLLPLYMEMLKKKHSGTCTFLEVDNANNFKYFFMAIGGCIHGFISSIRPVIAIDGTFLKEKFKGTLFIATALDGNNQLYPVAFGVGDSENDASWGWFLMKLKVAIGEVPNLVFISDRHPSIQKNVNIAFPNAVYGICTHHLKQNLRAKFKEIEVGAIVELAAKAYRPQHFNYFMNEIQKVDERVVKYLQDAGYEKWARSHFDGLHYSIMTTNIAESMNSVLKNPRQLPIHKLLDSIIDKL, from the coding sequence atgggaaaaaaattgtttagttCGAAAGAAGAGTTGCAACAAGTGCTTTTTATGGAAGCTCTAAggaaaaattttgagtttaaaacCTTTAAGTCGGGGAAGAATATTCTTGTTGTTAAGTGTGTTGACGATACTTGTAAGTGGCGACTTCGTGCTATGAAGTTTGGAAGTTTGAATATGTTTAAAATCACAAAGTACTATAGTATCCATAGTTGTGCACTTGATGTCCGTAAGAGAGATCATCGTCATGCTTCATTTAAACTTATCGGGCATAAGATTTGTCATAAGTTTGATGGTGCTTCATCCTCATATAGGCCTGGTGATATCAGAGAAGATTTTCAGAAACAGTTTGGGTATGAAATAAGTTATCACAAGGCATGGAAAGCAAGAGAATATGCAATGGAGAAAGTTAGAGGCACGCCTGAGGATTCATTCAAGTTACTCCCTTTATACATGGAAATGTTAAAGAAGAAACATTCGGGCACCTGCACGTTTCTTGAAGTTGACAATGCaaataactttaaatatttttttatggcaATTGGGGGTTGTATACATGGATTTATTTCATCAATAAGGCCAGTCATTGCAATTGATGGCACGTTCTTGAAggaaaaatttaaaggaactTTGTTCATTGCGACAGCACTTGATGGTAACAATCAACTTTATCCTGTTGCATTTGGTGTTGGTGACAGTGAGAATGATGCATCATGGGGATGGTTTCTAATGAAGTTAAAAGTAGCAATAGGTGAAGTTCCTAATTTGGTTTTCATTTCTGATAGGCACCCAAGTATCCAAAAAAATGTTAACATCGCATTCCCAAATGCTGTATATGGTATTTGTACGCACCATTTAAAGCAAAACTTGCGAGCTAAGTTTAAAGAAATCGAGGTAGGTGCAATTGTTGAACTAGCTGCAAAAGCTTATCGACCACaacattttaattactttatgaATGAGATACAAAAGGTCGATGAAAGAGTTGTAAAATATCTTCAAGATGCAGGGTATGAGAAGTGGGCTCGTTCTCATTTTGATGGGTTGCATTATAGTATTATGACAACAAACATAGCAGAATCCATGAATTCTGTTCTTAAAAACCCCCGACAGTTGCCCATTCACAAGTTATTGGATTCGATCATTGATAAGCTATGA